Proteins encoded together in one Apis cerana isolate GH-2021 linkage group LG4, AcerK_1.0, whole genome shotgun sequence window:
- the LOC107995629 gene encoding synaptic vesicle glycoprotein 2C-like — translation MVNSINSLSFSGVENNGGKEGAADFEKAIKMCGYGRFHYGFLLLCGAMFLCVGCQNGINAYILPSAECDLNLTSEQKGLLNVSFLLGGVISSLFWGIFADAYGRRYILLLTLLSDSILSIGGSFSQSFKVLLIFRGLNGFFIGAPGSLVYTYLGEFHAQKQRAKAICYVGFFWTLSWLILPGLAWIIIPLPMSFQLNGILYNSWRLFLAVIGIPTLMVAFVASRYPESPKFLVSQGKTEEALTILRKIYAINSGCDEDEYPIKILLSDDTLNINNRKTSFSASRILMELLKNIWQQARSLASPPLLKYALLCWTIYFANMFGYYGFGLWLPELFNRFENYHKLFPEQSVSVCKLIHETDLQTVKNVLINSTDVDNCSPNMDQMVFINSLTINAFCLLGNIMSGFLANRVGRRTIPVTTMLLAGIFGFAIYFVQSSLQILMVSCMFSLMIGTANFVISSIVVDIFPTHVGAVAICMMTCFGRIGAIASNLTFGMLLDISCEVPIFLVGSIVILGGLLGLFLSKKRS, via the exons ATGGTTAACAGTATTAATTCTTTGTCTTTTTCTGGCGTTG AGAATAATGGAGGCAAAGAAGGAGCTGCAGATTTCgaaaaagcaattaaaatGTGTG ggTACGGAAGATTTCACTATGGCTTTCTACTTCTCTGCGGAGCAATGTTCCTTTGTGTTGGTTGCCAAAACGGTATAAATGCATATATCTTGCCATCCGCAGAATGTGATCTTAATTTGACTTCTGAACAAAAAGGTCTTCTGAACGTCTCCTTTCTCTTAG gaGGAGTTATAAGTTCCCTTTTCTGGGGAATATTCGCAGATGCCTACGGAAGGAGATATATTCTTCTCCTTACTTTATTAAGCGACAGTATTTTATCAATTGGAGGAAGTTTCTCTCAAAGTTTTAAAGTGCTGTTAATTTTCAGAGGTCTCAATGGATTTTT tATCGGTGCTCCTGGATCACTAGTCTATACGTATCTTGGCGAGTTTCATGCACAGAAACAAAGAGCAAAAGCTATTTGTTACGTTGGATTCTTTTGGACTCTATCATGGTTAATATTACCcg gTTTGGCCTGGATCATTATACCGCTGCCAATGTCCTTTCAATTGAacggaatattatataattcttggcGACTTTTCTTGGCCGTTATTGGAATACCAACGCTAATGGTAGCTTTTGTCGCAAGCAGATATCCCGAGAGCCCAAAATTTTTGGTTTCTCAGGGAAAAACGGAGGAAGCATTgacaattttacgaaaaatctaTGCGATAAACAGTGGTTGTGACGAGGATGAATATCca ataaaaatcttattatctgacgatacattgaatattaataatcgtaaaacaTCATTCTCCGCGTCTAGAATATTAatggaattattgaaaaatatttggcaACAAGCACGTTCGCTTGCATCACCACCACTTTTGAAATATGCGCTTCTCTGTTGGACCATTTACTTCGCAAATATGTTCgg ttATTATGGATTCGGTTTATGGTTGCCGGAATTGtttaatcgtttcgaaaattatcataaattatttccgGAACAAAGTGTAAGCGTCTGTAAATTGATCCACGAGACTGATCTACAAACAGTGAAaaacgttttaattaattcaaccgACGTGGATAATTGTTCTCCTAACATGGATCAAATGgtttttatcaattcattGACGATTAATGCATTTTGCTTATTGGGCAACATCATGTCCGGTTTTTTGGCAAACCGTGTTGGTCGGCGAACGATTCCAG tAACAACTATGTTGTTAGCTGGTATTTTCGGTTTTGCGATATATTTTGTCCAATCTTCCCTGCAAATTCTCATGGTGAGCTGCATGTTCTCGTTGATGATAGGCACAGCGAATTTCGTCATTAGCAGTATAGTAGTTGACATATTTCCAACGCATGTAGGCGCTGTTGCGATTTGTATGATGACCTGTTTCGGAAGAATCGGCGCCATAGCTAGTAATTTAACTTTTGGAATGTTGCTCGACATCAGTTGCGAGGTGCCAATCTTTTTAGTCGGTAGCATAGTGATCC tTGGAGGATTATTAGGACTGTTTCTCTCAAAGAAAAGAAGTTGA
- the LOC107995672 gene encoding AP-1 complex subunit sigma-2 isoform X1, which produces MMQFMLLFSRQGKLRLQKWYVAHPDKLKKKITRELITTILARKPKMSSFLEWKDVKVVYKRYASLYFCCAIEQNDNELLTLEIIHRYVELLDKYFGSVCELDIIFNFEKAYFILDELLVGGEIQETSKKNVLKAIAAQDLLQELCVSIQVYTQLYEKGSVHHLKLHQGDYLITN; this is translated from the exons ATG ATGCAATTTATGCTATTATTCAGCCGTCAAGGAAAATTACGTTTACAAAAATGGTATGTGGCTCATCctgataaattaaagaaaaaaattacacgagaATTAATTACTACAATATTGGCACGAAAACCAAAAATGTCAAGTTTTTTAGAATGGAAAGATGTTAAGGTTGTCTATAAaag ATATGCTAGTTTATATTTCTGTTGTGCAATAGaacaaaatgataatgaaCTATTAACATTAGAAATTATACATCGTTATGttgaattattagataaatattttggaagt gTTTgtgaattagatataattttcaattttgagaaAGCATACTTCATCTTAGATGAATTATTGGTTGGTGGTGAAATTCAAGAAactagtaaaaaaaatgtccTAAAAGCCATTGCAGCTCAGGATTTACTACAGGAG CTTTGTGTATCCATACAAGTATATACTCAGTTATATGAAAAGGGTTCAGTTCATCATTTGAAGCTGCATCAAGGAGATTACTTAATTACGAACTAG
- the LOC107995672 gene encoding AP-1 complex subunit sigma-2 isoform X2 gives MMQFMLLFSRQGKLRLQKWYVAHPDKLKKKITRELITTILARKPKMSSFLEWKDVKVVYKRYASLYFCCAIEQNDNELLTLEIIHRYVELLDKYFGSVCELDIIFNFEKAYFILDELLVGGEIQETSKKNVLKAIAAQDLLQEDEAVEGALREIGLL, from the exons ATG ATGCAATTTATGCTATTATTCAGCCGTCAAGGAAAATTACGTTTACAAAAATGGTATGTGGCTCATCctgataaattaaagaaaaaaattacacgagaATTAATTACTACAATATTGGCACGAAAACCAAAAATGTCAAGTTTTTTAGAATGGAAAGATGTTAAGGTTGTCTATAAaag ATATGCTAGTTTATATTTCTGTTGTGCAATAGaacaaaatgataatgaaCTATTAACATTAGAAATTATACATCGTTATGttgaattattagataaatattttggaagt gTTTgtgaattagatataattttcaattttgagaaAGCATACTTCATCTTAGATGAATTATTGGTTGGTGGTGAAATTCAAGAAactagtaaaaaaaatgtccTAAAAGCCATTGCAGCTCAGGATTTACTACAGGAG GATGAAGCTGTGGAAGGTGCCCTGCGGGAGATAGGGCTTTTATAG
- the LOC107995672 gene encoding AP-1 complex subunit sigma-2 isoform X3, translating into MMQFMLLFSRQGKLRLQKWYVAHPDKLKKKITRELITTILARKPKMSSFLEWKDVKVVYKRYASLYFCCAIEQNDNELLTLEIIHRYVELLDKYFGSVCELDIIFNFEKAYFILDELLVGGEIQETSKKNVLKAIAAQDLLQEEETPQGFFEDHGLG; encoded by the exons ATG ATGCAATTTATGCTATTATTCAGCCGTCAAGGAAAATTACGTTTACAAAAATGGTATGTGGCTCATCctgataaattaaagaaaaaaattacacgagaATTAATTACTACAATATTGGCACGAAAACCAAAAATGTCAAGTTTTTTAGAATGGAAAGATGTTAAGGTTGTCTATAAaag ATATGCTAGTTTATATTTCTGTTGTGCAATAGaacaaaatgataatgaaCTATTAACATTAGAAATTATACATCGTTATGttgaattattagataaatattttggaagt gTTTgtgaattagatataattttcaattttgagaaAGCATACTTCATCTTAGATGAATTATTGGTTGGTGGTGAAATTCAAGAAactagtaaaaaaaatgtccTAAAAGCCATTGCAGCTCAGGATTTACTACAGGAG GAGGAAACTCCACAAGGTTTTTTTGAGGATCATGGTCTAGGATAA
- the LOC107995631 gene encoding FAST kinase domain-containing protein 4: MLQFNGTFSTIATRLTSRFLWRLNATLITNTATVTSESKVNIEVNNDQVKEMESHVTMNNIQGMEFNELKINLCKNLNIKPIIITKIEQAQTVNELLEIMKISLKSQDDIFNALKTITIWASKNSKNDLNNICKKNFIQTKKTEENIGQIKNLNISTENDLSAYSDLSTSQMIKEINKLAYKGDRNIQLLNFFFQNIIEYHNILSAGACSNLMFNMNKLSYSDERLLKKICKDFIENKKNKKNIITAVTTVSILKSMAQVRYKNNKFLNFICEDIINSKTNLTAKQITSILHSFALLGYYSDHINKLIEIYVSDSLIKNQKFVYSINLIWSFAVLKMLQNTHAEYVLDEEFLSKLTLIDDKRILSYKLKLLNINGYAQCALKNYSGPFLNKEIVPDIVNIRSKQKKAYIDTLELTLQNMLPSPSYYKMNINTKMGFLLDAELCVDLNLNFIPIDNQEKMFIKIALILLDYYDMCLGDSNHHGLIKLYSHLLECKKYKVMHISYQYFGIEDKLERRISYIKNQLKNTFKKI; the protein is encoded by the exons ATGTTGCAATTTAATGGAACATTTTCTACTATTGCAACTAGACTTACTTCTCGATTTTTGTGGCGATTAAATGCAACATTGATTACAAATACAGCTACAGTAACTTCTGAATCTAAAGTTAACATTgag gtTAATAATGATCAAGTAAAAGAGATGGAATCACATGttacaatgaataatatacaAGGTAtggaatttaatgaattaaaaataaatttatgcaaaaatttaaatataaaacctataattattactaaaattgaaCAAGCACAAACTGTAAATGAACtacttgaaattatgaaaatatctttaaagtctcaagatgatattttcaatGCTCTTAAAACTATTACGATATGGGCatctaaaaatagtaaaaatgatttaaataatatatgtaaaaaaaattttatacaaacaaaaaaaacagaagaaaatattggacaaataaaaaatttgaatattagcactgaaaatgatttatctgCATATAGTGACTTATCAACATCTCAAATGATTAAG gaaataaataaattagcatATAAAGGTGATAGAAATATAcagcttttaaattttttctttcaaaatattattgaatatcataatatattaagtgcCGGAGCATGttcaaatttaatgtttaatatgaataaattatcttattcaGATGAg agattacttaaaaaaatttgtaaagattttatagagaataaaaaaaataaaaaaaatattataactgcTGTAACAAcagtttctatattaaaatctatggcACAAGTcagatataaaaacaataaatttttaaattttatatgtgaagatattattaattctaaaactaatttaactGCGAAGCAAATTACAAGTATTTTACATTCATTTGCATTATTAGGTTATTATTctgatcatataaataaattaatagag atatatgtatcAGATTCACTTataaagaatcaaaaatttgtCTACTCTATAAATCTTATATGGTCCTTTGCTGTATTGAAAATGTTGCAAAACACACATGCTGAATATGTATTAGATgaagaatttctttcaaaactaACATTAATTG atgacAAAAGGATATTATCTTATAagttaaagttattaaatattaatggatATGCACAATGTGCactcaaaaattattctg gaccctttcttaataaagaaattgtaccagatattgtaaatatacgttcaaaacaaaaaaaagcatATATTGATACACTTGAATTAACATTACAAAATATGTTACCATCTCCATCTTATTATAAGATGAATATAAATACCAAAATGGGATTTCTTTtag ATGCTGAATTATGTGTAGATTTAAACCTTAATTTTATTCCTATCGacaatcaagaaaaaatgttcattaa gaTAGCTTTAATATTACTTGATTATTATGATATGTGTTTAGGAGATTCAAATCATCatggtttaattaaattatattctcatttgttagaatgtaaaaaatataaagtaatgcATATATCTTACCAATATTTTGGTATAGAAGATAAACTTGAAAGacgtatatcttatataaaaaatcaattaaagaatacttttaaaaaaatataa